The genomic stretch TCGCCGTCTCCCGTACGGGATCGGGACCGCCCAGGGGAAGGGTCGGCGCGTTGCCAGCGGAGCAGGACACCCTCGACCGCGCCCACGAGTGCGGTGAGCAGCGAGGTGAAGACGGCGATAACAAGCAACAACGCGTAGACGGGGGCCATGGTCAGCGTGGCCGAATACGTCGTGATCAGCTGACCCACCCCGGCGCGGGAGGCGATGATCTCGGAGCCGACCACGCCCAGCAGCGCGAAGACCACGCCCAGCCGCACGGCGGTGAAGATGGCGGGCACGGCGACGGGCACGTACAGCTTGCCGAACAGCTGCAACCTCGAGGCGCCGAGGACGGCGAACAGCCTGCGATGGTCGTCGTCGGCGCTGAGCACCCCGATGCGGGCGTTCATCAGGAACACGAAGACGGCGACGCTGAACCCGAGGGCGGCCTTCGACCCCTGCCCGATGCCGAACGCGACGAAGAACACCGGCGCGAGGGCGATGCGCGGCATGCTGTTGACCGCGTTGAGGTAGGGCGCGAGCACGGCCCACGTACGCGGGAGCATGCCGAGCAGCACGCCCAGCGGCACACCGACGACGGCCGAGAGCACAAGCGCCCCGAGGGCCGCGCTGAGCGTCGACCACAGGTTGGGCCAGAGCTCGCCGGAACTGTGCAGCCGCAGCCCGGCCTCGGCGACGGCGCGCGGGCTGGGCAGCAGGACGCCGCTCGCCAGTTCGAGCTGGTACGCCACCTGCCACAACCCGACCACGACAAGCGGTACGGCGGCGCGCCAGAGCCAGCGGGCGGTCACGCTGTCGCACACCCGTCGACGACGTGTTCCGAGAAGTCCGGCGCCGTGGCCCCCGCGGCGAACTTCGCCTGATGGTCCCAGTTCTCCTCGGTGAGCGGCGGAACCGTCACGACCGGGTAGCGGTGTTTCTGCCACACCGTTCTCGCCTGGTCGAGGTCGGGGGCGAGGCCGAGGTGGACGAACGCCCGCGGCCCGGCGTCGGGATTCCGCGCCAGCTCCTGGAATCCCTGGTTGAGCGCGTGGCACAGCTTCAGCACCGTCTCGTGGTTCTTGTCGGCCCAGTCACAGTTCGCGACGGCCACCGACTGCCAGAACGCGCCCAGCGGCGATTCCGGGCCGGCGAGGTCGACCAGCTTGTCGAAGCCGGCCCGCAGGTTCATCTCGAGCTGCGGGTACGACATGGCCGCGTCCACCTGTCCGGAGGTGAAGGCCGTGACGGCGGCCGGTCCGGCGCCGATCGCCACCCAGGTGACGTCGGTGTCCGGGTTCAGCCCGGCGTCGGTCAGCAACGAGCGCAGCACGAGTTCCTGGGCGGCCCCGCGTGCCGGGACCCCGACCGTCTTTCCGCGCAGCTGGGTGAGGACGCCCGGGTAGGGCCGGGTGGTGTCGAGGCGCAGGCCGGGCCGGGCGACCACACCGTATGCCGCGCCTTGGGTGGGACGCAGCACCCGGGCGCACGCACCATTGCGGAGGGCGCCGTAGAGCTGCGCCGGGCCGAGGGTGGCCACGTCGAAGTCGCCGCTCACCAGCCCCTGCAGGATCACGGTTCCGGAGGTGGCCCACGTCGGCGACCAGGTCAGGCCCGCCTCGGCGGTGAAGCCTCCCAGGTCGGCCGCGACGAACGCGGCGGCGCTCTGGTCCCGGATTCCGCCGTACGCAACTGTTGCCGAGGCGGGGCTGCCACAGGCGCCGATCGCCACCAGGAGGGTCAGCACCAGCAGCCGGACCCCGCGGGCTCTCACAGGTCCGGTCCGGCCGGGACGCGGGCCGGCAGGGCGCCCTTGAGACCGCGTCGCGAGCTGATCCCGAGTTTGGTGAACACCTTGCGCAGATGCCATTCGACCGTACGGGTGCTGATGTAGAGCTCACCCGCGATCTCGGGGTTGGTGTGCCCGTCGCGGGCCAGCCGCGCGATGTGCAGCTCCTGAGCGGTCAGCTCCGCCCTTTGCCCGGTCTGCTTGCGCCGTACGTGTTCCCCGGTGGCCAGCAGTTCCCGGCGGGCCCGCTCGGCGAACCCGTCGGCCGACATCGCGGCGAACATGTCGTGGGCCGTCCGCAGGTGTTCCCGGGCGTCGCCACGCCTGTTCTCGCGCCGCAGCCACTCGCCGAACACCAGGTGCGCGCGGGCCTGTTCGCCCCGCACCCCCGTCCGGCCCAGCTGCTCGACCGCCTCGGTGAACAGGCCCTCGGCCGCCTCGCCCTCGCGGAGCATGGCCTCCGTGCGTGCGGCGATGCCCCGGCCCCAGCCCTGCTTGCCCGGGTTGGCGGTGGACTCGAACTCCGCCCACGCGGCGCGGGCCAGCTCGGGCTCCCCGCAGCGGATCGCCGCCTCGATGCGCTCGGGCAGCATCCAGGTGGAGACGAGCAGACCGGGTGCGCACGGGTCGGCGGGCCGAGCGGCCGCCAGGGCCTCCGCGTACCGTCCCAGGCTGTTGTTCAGGATCGCGGCGCACCACCCGGCGTAGTCGGCCCCGCGCCCTTCGCCCCGGCTGGTCGCGTCCTCGGTGGTCGCCTCGATCAGCGCGGACGCGTCGTCCGGATGCCCCCGGTACGCGGCGAGCAGCAGGGCCCCGTACGGCACGATCCGGCTTCCCGTCGCCTCGGTGACCGCGTCGTGCTCGGCGGTCAGCCGGGCCGCGGCCTCGAAGTCGCCCCGCAACGTGGCGACCACCGCCATCTCGCTCAGCGTGGTGGGCAGGACGGCGAGCGCGCCGAGCTCACGAGCCAGGGTGACCTGCCGGGTGCTCACCTGGCTCCAGGTGTCCAGGTCCCAGACGGCGGCGGCGGCCGTCGCGGCCATGACCCCGTGGTGCAGCCAGTTCTCGGCGGGAAGCCCGGTGACCAGCAGCGAGGCGAGCGCGTCGCGCAGCATCGGCTCCGCCGCCGTCCGGCCCTCGGTGACCAGGACGAGCAGCCCTTCCAGGAGGCGGCCGAACGGACGGAGCGGCACGTCCGGCTGCGGGCCGGCCCGCGCGGCCGTGCACACCTCGAGCAGCCGGCCCCCGGGCTCGGCGAGGTGGCCGGCGAACATCGCGGCGTTCCAGGCGTCCGAGTACGTGCGGCGGGACAGCGCGGTGTCCAGGCGTTCCAGGCGCCGGGCCGCCTTGACCAGCTGCAGGGGCGCGTCGCCGCCGGCGTCGGACGCCGAGGCCACCTGCCCGCGCAGCAACGCGACGCGGGCCCCGGCCAGGTCGTCCGGGGTCTCGGCCTCCGCCGCCGCGAGCAGGGCCAGCGCCGTGTCGAAGGCGCCGGCGCGCAGGTGCGACCGGACGGCCGCCAGCCGGCGTTCGAAGCGCACGGCCGGTTCGAGTGTCAGGCCGGCCGAGCGTTCCAGCAGGGCGGCGGCCGCGGCGAACCCGCCGCGCGCCTGGGCCCTGCCGGCGCTGCGCTCGAGCTCGCGCGCGACGTCCTCGTCGGGGCCCGCGGTGGCTTGGGCACGGTGCCAGGCGCGGCGATCAGGGTCGGTGGTGGCGTCGGTGGCCTGCGCCAGCGCCTCGTGGGCCGCCCGGCGTTCCGCCACCGAGGCCGAGCGGTAGACGGCCGAACGGACCAGGGAGTGCCGGAACCGGACCTGAGCGCCGATCTCGAGCAGGCCGTCGGTCACCTCGGGCCGGGCGGCGTCGAACCCGATGCCGAGCCCGGCCGCGGCACGCCAGACGGTCGTCACGTCACCGGCGCCGTCGCAGGCGGCCAGCAGCATGAGTTGCTGCGTCGGGGCGGGGAGAGCCCGGACCCGGTTGGCGTAGTGGCTCTCGAGGCCCGCCGCGGCGCCGCCGACCGCGGGCAGCCCGAAGCCGGCGGCGAGTTCCGCGGGGCTCATTCCCCGTGGCAGCTCCAGCAGCGCCAGGGGGTTGCCGCCCGTCTCGGCCACGACCCGGTCGCACACGCGCGGGTCGAGCCGGCCCGGCACCACAGTGGCCAGCAGAGCCCGCGCGTCCGCGCCGGCGATGCCGCCCAGCGTCATCACCGGCAGGCCGGCCAGCCGGCCGTCGTCCGGCCCGCCCGGCTGGGCCCGTACGGCGAACACCATGGCCACCGACTCGGCGGCCAGCCGGCGCGCCACGAACCCGAGGATCTCGCTGGACGCGGCGTCCAGCCATTGCACGTCGTCGATCAGGCAGATCAGCGGCCTGCTGCCGGCCACCTCGGCGAGCAGGCTCAGGGTGGCCAGGCCCACCAGGAAGCGGTCGGGAGCCTGGCCGGCGGCGAGTCCGAACGCGACCCGCAGCGCCGACCGCTGGGGTTCCGGGATCGCGTCGAGGTGATCGAGCATCGGCGCGCAGAGCTGGTGCAGGCCGGCGTACGCCAGTTCGGCCTCGGCCTCGACCCCGGCGATCTGACCCGTGCGGAAATGCGGGGTGGCCCGCTGAGCCGCGTGCCGCAGGAGGGCGGTCTTTCCCACCCCGGCCTCGCCGCGGATGATCAGAACGGCGCTATGACCTGTCCGCACGCTGTCGAAGAGCTGGTCCAGCGCGCGAATCTCATCGTTCCGTCCGTGCAGCAGCACGGCATGCCCGGACACTCCGTCAGCATAAAGGCCGATCGCGGGTTGGTCTGCCCTCGATCACCTGGCGGACACCGGTTCCCTTGTGACCAGTACCACCCCCGGGTTCGCCGGGCGCCGGCGCCGCGCGAGGCTCGGCCCATGACATCGACGGACACGGTGCGCGGCTACGACGTCATCGTGATCGGTGGCGGCGCGCCGGGCCTGCACTGCGCGGAAACGCTCGCCGAGGGTGGCGCCCGCGTCGCCGTGGTGGAGCGCGAACTCGTGGGCGGCACCAGCGCGTACTGGGGCTGCGTCCCGTCGAAGACGCTGCTGCGGCCGGGTGACGCGCTGGCCGCCGTCCGCAATGTCCCGGGGGCGGCGGAGGCGGTCAACGGGACGCCGCTGGACGCGCGGGCCGCGCTCGCCTGGCGGGACTTCATGGTCACCGCGTACGACGACCACGGCCCGGCCCGGTGGATCCGGGAGGCCGGTGTCGACGTCCTGCGCGGACACGGCCGGCTGGCGGGTCCCCGTACGGTGGATGTCGACGGCGCCCGATATCGCGCCGGCCACGTCGTCGTCGCGACCGGGTCCGACCCGGCCGTCCCCGAGGTCCGCGGCCTGCGCGAGCTTCCCGGCATCTGGACGAACCGGGAGGTCACCGCGCTCACCGAGCTGCCCGGCCGGCTGGTGGTGCTCGGCGCCGGCCCGGTCGGGGTGGAGTTGAGCCAGGCCCTGGCGCGGCTGGGCACGGCGGTCGTCCTGGTCGACCGCGGCGACCGGGTGCTGCCCGGCGAGCCGCGCCCGCTGTCCGAGGCCGTCGGGTCGGCGCTGCTCGGCGACGGGGTGGAGCTCCGTCTGCGCCGGGCGGCGACCAGTGCCCGGATTGACGGCGCCGAGTACGTGCTCGGGCTGGCCGACGGCACCGCCGCCCGCGGCGACCGGATCCTCGTGGCCACCGGCCGCCGTCCGCGGGTCGCGCGGATCGGGCTGGAGACGGTGGGCATCCAGGCCCGGCCGAGGGGTATCCCGGTGGACGAGCGCATGTCCTGCGGCGACGGCCTGTGGGCCATCGGCGACGTCACCGGGCTCTGGCCGTTCACCCATGCCGGGCAGTACCAGGCGCGCGTCGCCGCGGCGAACATCCTGGGGCGCCACCGGACCGCCGACTACGCGGCCATGCCCCGGGTGGTGTTCAGCGACCCGCAGGCGGCGGCCGTGGGCGAGACGACCGGCGAGTTCACCGCCACCGTTCCGCTGTCCGGGGTGGCCCGCACGGCCACGTACACCCGGGCGTACGAGGCTCACCCCGGCTTCGTCACCCTGGTGTCGGACGGCCGGCGGCTGATCGGCGCGTACGCGGTCGGGCCCGACGCCGTCGAGTGGCTGCAGCAGGCGACCCTGGCGATCCGCGCCCGCGTCCCGCTGCCGGTGCTCCTGGACGTCGTCCAGCCCTTCCCCACGTTCTCGGAGGCGCTGTTCCAGGCCCTGCGCGACCTGGAAGCCCAGCTCACCTCCGCGTGAGTTCACCGCCCGTGCCGTACGTCGTTGGGCGGGTGTTCCCGCACGTACGCGTCGAGCCGGCCCTCGCGCAGCGCGGCGAACAGCTCCCGGCAGCGCGCCGCGTCCGGGACCATCACCGCGCCGACCCCGGGCACGTCCCGGTTCTCGGCGATCGGCAGCGTCAGGAACGTCAGGTCCTTCGACCGCAGGTGCCGCAGCGTGAACGCCAGGCGCTGCACCGGCATGCGCCGGTCGACGGTGAGCATGCCCGCGGCCGTACGGACCAGCCGGTCCAGCTTCCGCGGGTCGGTGAGCAGGTTCTCCTCGGCCATCTTGTCGGCCAGCGCCCGCAGGTACTGCTGGTGACGCCGGGACCGGTCGAGGTCGTCGTGGGGCAGGCCGCGCCGCTGACGCACGTAGTACTCGGCGAGCTTGCCGTCGAGGTGCACCCGGCCGGCGGGAAAGGCGACGCAGCGGCGGGACCGGCCCTGCGGGTCGGTGCAGGGCGCGGACGGGTACGGGCTGTCGTCGGGCAGGAACCTGTACCTGTCGACACTCTTCTTGTCGATGGTGACGTCGACGCCGCCGACCAGGTCGGTGAGCTCACGGATGCCGGCGAAGTCCACAATCACCGGCCAGTCGATCGTGATGCCGCCGAAGCGGTTGACCGTCTGCACCAGACGCGGCGCCCCGCCCCAGGCGAAGGCCGCGTTGACCTTGTTGCGGGACCCGCGCCCGCCGTCGGCGGTGGCGATCGGAAGGTACGTGTCCCGCGGGATCGAGATCACGTAGGCCTGCTTCGTCGACTTCGGGATGTGCACCAGGATCACGACGTCGCTGCGCCCGTCCCCCGGTTCGCCGCTCGTCCGGCTGTCCGAGCCGATGAGCAGCAGGTTCATCGGTCCCCGGACCTTGGGCGGCTCGGTCGGGGAGTTCTTCGGGGCGGGCGGCAGCAGGTCGGCCCGGTCGACCGCGTCCTCGTAGCGGTTCGACAACGCCCGCATCCCGGCCACCGCGCCCACCGACCCCGTGACGAGCACGGCGAGCACCACGCCGAGCACCATCCACCAACGACGGCGCATGCTCACACCCCCACGAACCGGTAACCGGAATCGATCAGCACGG from Paractinoplanes brasiliensis encodes the following:
- a CDS encoding LCP family protein, translating into MRRRWWMVLGVVLAVLVTGSVGAVAGMRALSNRYEDAVDRADLLPPAPKNSPTEPPKVRGPMNLLLIGSDSRTSGEPGDGRSDVVILVHIPKSTKQAYVISIPRDTYLPIATADGGRGSRNKVNAAFAWGGAPRLVQTVNRFGGITIDWPVIVDFAGIRELTDLVGGVDVTIDKKSVDRYRFLPDDSPYPSAPCTDPQGRSRRCVAFPAGRVHLDGKLAEYYVRQRRGLPHDDLDRSRRHQQYLRALADKMAEENLLTDPRKLDRLVRTAAGMLTVDRRMPVQRLAFTLRHLRSKDLTFLTLPIAENRDVPGVGAVMVPDAARCRELFAALREGRLDAYVREHPPNDVRHGR
- a CDS encoding dihydrolipoyl dehydrogenase family protein, with protein sequence MTSTDTVRGYDVIVIGGGAPGLHCAETLAEGGARVAVVERELVGGTSAYWGCVPSKTLLRPGDALAAVRNVPGAAEAVNGTPLDARAALAWRDFMVTAYDDHGPARWIREAGVDVLRGHGRLAGPRTVDVDGARYRAGHVVVATGSDPAVPEVRGLRELPGIWTNREVTALTELPGRLVVLGAGPVGVELSQALARLGTAVVLVDRGDRVLPGEPRPLSEAVGSALLGDGVELRLRRAATSARIDGAEYVLGLADGTAARGDRILVATGRRPRVARIGLETVGIQARPRGIPVDERMSCGDGLWAIGDVTGLWPFTHAGQYQARVAAANILGRHRTADYAAMPRVVFSDPQAAAVGETTGEFTATVPLSGVARTATYTRAYEAHPGFVTLVSDGRRLIGAYAVGPDAVEWLQQATLAIRARVPLPVLLDVVQPFPTFSEALFQALRDLEAQLTSA
- a CDS encoding ATP-binding protein, with protein sequence MSGHAVLLHGRNDEIRALDQLFDSVRTGHSAVLIIRGEAGVGKTALLRHAAQRATPHFRTGQIAGVEAEAELAYAGLHQLCAPMLDHLDAIPEPQRSALRVAFGLAAGQAPDRFLVGLATLSLLAEVAGSRPLICLIDDVQWLDAASSEILGFVARRLAAESVAMVFAVRAQPGGPDDGRLAGLPVMTLGGIAGADARALLATVVPGRLDPRVCDRVVAETGGNPLALLELPRGMSPAELAAGFGLPAVGGAAAGLESHYANRVRALPAPTQQLMLLAACDGAGDVTTVWRAAAGLGIGFDAARPEVTDGLLEIGAQVRFRHSLVRSAVYRSASVAERRAAHEALAQATDATTDPDRRAWHRAQATAGPDEDVARELERSAGRAQARGGFAAAAALLERSAGLTLEPAVRFERRLAAVRSHLRAGAFDTALALLAAAEAETPDDLAGARVALLRGQVASASDAGGDAPLQLVKAARRLERLDTALSRRTYSDAWNAAMFAGHLAEPGGRLLEVCTAARAGPQPDVPLRPFGRLLEGLLVLVTEGRTAAEPMLRDALASLLVTGLPAENWLHHGVMAATAAAAVWDLDTWSQVSTRQVTLARELGALAVLPTTLSEMAVVATLRGDFEAAARLTAEHDAVTEATGSRIVPYGALLLAAYRGHPDDASALIEATTEDATSRGEGRGADYAGWCAAILNNSLGRYAEALAAARPADPCAPGLLVSTWMLPERIEAAIRCGEPELARAAWAEFESTANPGKQGWGRGIAARTEAMLREGEAAEGLFTEAVEQLGRTGVRGEQARAHLVFGEWLRRENRRGDAREHLRTAHDMFAAMSADGFAERARRELLATGEHVRRKQTGQRAELTAQELHIARLARDGHTNPEIAGELYISTRTVEWHLRKVFTKLGISSRRGLKGALPARVPAGPDL
- a CDS encoding ABC transporter substrate-binding protein → MRARGVRLLVLTLLVAIGACGSPASATVAYGGIRDQSAAAFVAADLGGFTAEAGLTWSPTWATSGTVILQGLVSGDFDVATLGPAQLYGALRNGACARVLRPTQGAAYGVVARPGLRLDTTRPYPGVLTQLRGKTVGVPARGAAQELVLRSLLTDAGLNPDTDVTWVAIGAGPAAVTAFTSGQVDAAMSYPQLEMNLRAGFDKLVDLAGPESPLGAFWQSVAVANCDWADKNHETVLKLCHALNQGFQELARNPDAGPRAFVHLGLAPDLDQARTVWQKHRYPVVTVPPLTEENWDHQAKFAAGATAPDFSEHVVDGCATA